Below is a window of Neodiprion virginianus isolate iyNeoVirg1 chromosome 4, iyNeoVirg1.1, whole genome shotgun sequence DNA.
AACGttggtttcattcaaatacacCAAGGCGCTTCTATTCCCCCCCTTGAAGTCGTTTTTCCGCTAAAAAACAAGACGTGTcttttagttttcaattttatacgaCATACATGAATTGCAACGAAAGCAGAGGGGGACATTAAAGTGACGTTCTCTGTGAGTCGTGCAGATTTGCACCTTTTAGGACTGAACCGTGTAGAACGATACATTGTGATTCGACTTACGTGTAGTTCGAATTGCGTGTGTATGACGTACAATATTATGCAGGAGTGAACGTATTGGAACGATGTATCCCCAGTCTGTTGAGCATTTTACCGTGACTCGCTATCATTCTgtgcaaagtttcgaaatattGGGAATTTGAATTGCGGATAAATTGAGAATAACATTAAATATCACGAAACTGGCATAACACGTACGAAATACATAAAAATCCTGGATTCATACAGCAATGTATCTGATATCCATATCAGAAACCAGCGACGACACGgatcataaaataaatacaaataagACACGATGATGTGGAGATAAAGAATTTCGTGAAACTCTTTGGTGTTATTCCACGTGGATTTTTATTGAACATACGCACATCATAGGGTAATAAAAATGGTCACTTGTTCCAAGTGCGGGTTAATGGTAAATCTACGTtagtaaaaaagaataaaaacaaaccgATTTACAAATAGATTCGCGCACTTTCTGCCAACCGTTTGCCTTGGATCTGCATTACCACCCGTGACCGTAAGCTAGCCCGTGTCCCAGACCGAATCCTGAATATCCTAGACCATGTCCCGAATATCCTAAATTATGTCCCGAATATCCCAGACCGTGCTCGTATCCGACCCGGATCGGGGCTGACAAGATTGGTCCACTAGAGATGCTGTGAGCACCGTGAGACACGGCGACGGGTGCGGCTATCGTGTGATCCACTGTGTAGGCCGGGGCCGCTACGTATCCGTGTCCAAGACCTGAAAGTTCACTTTCATCAGGTTATGTGTGATGTTTATTTGGTCACGCCAACTTGAAAAATACCGTCGAGCAGGTAACAGAAtacaagaaaatttatcatattggacgttccttttttttatttatgtaacgATAATTTTAATCGGTGATTTAAGAAGAATTTCCAGTTTGCGGTTACTTCATGGTCCACGACTATTTCTATTGTATATCATTAACGATGAATGGAGTTTCGGGTGCAACACCTTATGCGAGAACGAATTTTGGAATTATTATCGGAAAATGTGGTATGTGTAACTATGTTTTAATATGGGATCATTCGTACAATATTTCTTGTGTGACTGCTGCAATAATTTAATGTTAGTAGGTGTTACAGCTGTGTACTTAATGGACAGATTAATTTAATTAGAATTGCACTAAATTGTTATACATTCCTGTGGGATGAACTTTATCTCCAATTGAGACAATTTTAGTGATAATAAAAACGTGCAAAACTggtaaattatcaaaaatactTTAGCTTTTGTGCAAATAGACCGGAACTTTCCGTACAACTATAGTTTCTCGGCGTTTCTTGTAACAATCGCAAAAGTTTACGGAAAGCCATCAGAAAATTCGATAGCTTTTGAGAGCGCAAAAAACTTGGTCACTGTTATTTACTAATCGGTGTTCTCACCACTGTAACCGTAACCACCCAGAGCCAAGCCTCCGTGAAGTCCGTGGCCACCGTATCCTCCGTATCCCAGCCCAAGAACTCCTCGCTTATCCTGTTTCTTTGGAGCTTTAGAGTCCTCGCCACAAACGGCCGAGGCAAGGGCTACGATTGCCACGAAAGTCTGCcgggatgataaaaaaaaatgtttcagtcTGTGACTGTATGGTATCAACGTATACCAAggaattaattattatgtaaGGGAAGCGTACGCCAACTACGATTGCATGGATCACACGCGATTTCTAATATTACAAGGATTACCATAAGACTGCAAATATTACACGAAGATTACACGGATTGCAAAGAGATTACAAGTCGTTACAGAGAATACGTGAAATTACGTTACATTACATAACGTATGTACCCCAGATTACAAGAGTGATTACTTACTGTATGGTATTTATTGTGTTTTATACTCGTATTGGGTATCCGGCTAATTCAACCAGACCATATTTTATGGTTGTATTTATAATTCTCATatcaatgtatttttcttcgacGAACGTCTTCGAAATGTCTCTATTGTTTTGTGTATAGTTGTCGTGAGGTTAACTTAGAGAACACACTTTTCGGTTAAAACTTAAAAACGCAAATTCAAGTATACTCGATACCGTTCATTTCAACACGGACGTTCATTTTTTTGGATGAAACGACGAAATGCGTTGAAATGGAGTAAATTTCTGGAACTCTgggatgtaaaaaaaaagtctaacTTTCCATTTCCTCAAATAGCGTAACACCAACTTTTGAGAAATTTGACCTCTGCAATTATCTTCAGCGTAGTAGTACATTCAATTGGCATTAGTTCAATCGCGAATTAATtcataatttgaaatcaaaacGTGGCTCGATCATAAGTTTGAATTGATTCaactgaaacaagactgtAATATACTCACTAAGGCGTTCATTTTGGTTTTTGCAGATGTCGGTTGGTGGATGGTTGCGGTTGAACTGATGTAGAATACGGTGATCCACcccttatatatataccggTGGAACGTACACCTCGTCTATCGCGGGTAGGTGTGGCCTGTGTTTAGAGGCGACTCGGTGTGTCTTTGCGAGCATGTGTATGCGACACATTTCGGTATTTTCCCGGGTATCCTAGGTTCTCGGGGGCACAAGGTGGATACGTCGGTGTGACAGACGGAGCTTCACGCCTACAAATGCACGCGAGTATGACTTGTATAATGGAACCTCTGTAACGGAGCGTCTACAAGACTAGTCGGAGTGTGGTGCACGCCTTTCTAAagagatttttctctccggACTTCTCACGAAAATTCTTTGTTCCCATTGGTCGACACGTATGTGGGTATATGGATTACATGCATGTGCACTCCAATCGTATTCTCTAGACATCGCGCTTCCAGCAAATGGGTCGTTTGAGCGGTTCCCAGTTTCCTCATCGTGTCACATTATACGGATCTTGAcatttcttggcaattatttttccactaaatattgtaaatgacgattgtttcattttattgctAACCAAAGGTCGGAAGATATCGCAAATCGGTTACTCTTAGTATCAATTGTTTGCTAAGGTTCTTAAAATGTTGATCAAGTATTACAGGAACAGCTTGTCGTTAGTCACATCGGTATATTGCACGTGTGGTTTGTAAGCCCGAGAAGATTAGTTTCTGTTGCAATTTGGTCAGGTTGAAACGTatagtttcaaattttgttatttttgattttccgATTGAAAAGTGAATGCACATGCACCGTGTACAAATTTGAGCACTTTCAAGTACTAGGGTGTTTTAATGATCTTTCTTGTACCGCAAGCACGAAGTTTGGAGTCTCCATTAAAATCGACCCAACTCAACGAATCAACTTTCTGCAATATTGTTGATGAGGAAACAGTAATGAAGAAGcccaaaaattaaaaacgttGGGAATCACATGGAAGTTTACCATCTGTATGCCATCACGAGCATTGAAGCTTACTGCATTATTCTATTCAAGAGAAATTTAACGCGTTTGTTCGCTAATTGTGGTCTTTTACATCAGCACCTTCAGTTAACAATTTCCGTTACgtttgacgagaaaaaaaatgtgtacctaacaataagtaaaatGGATGTTTTTCTATAGCATTGTGCCAGGTGG
It encodes the following:
- the LOC124303321 gene encoding cuticle protein 65-like, with translation MNALTFVAIVALASAVCGEDSKAPKKQDKRGVLGLGYGGYGGHGLHGGLALGGYGYSGLGHGYVAAPAYTVDHTIAAPVAVSHGAHSISSGPILSAPIRVGYEHGLGYSGHNLGYSGHGLGYSGFGLGHGLAYGHGW